A segment of the Kluyveromyces marxianus DMKU3-1042 DNA, complete genome, chromosome 5 genome:
GATTGATCACTGGTGCACTTGAAAACCTTGAGATATGGACTTTAAAGACTAATGAAGTGGAGGTTATGAGCGATGGATTGCCTATTGGTGCCGTTGACTCAAAACTTGCTAGACCTGCGGTTGTAACTGCGATGTGTTTTCATAAGGAAACAGGGTTACTCTGTGTGGGTTACGACGATGGTGTGATCAAAGTGTGGGATTTACTTTCAAAGAGTGTTCTCATGCAGTTCAATGGACACAACAGTGGTATTACAGTTTTGAGACTTGATTCTGAGGGTACCAGGTTGGTTTCTGGTAGTAAAGATAGTGATTTGATTATCTGGGATCTAGTTGGCGAAGTTGGGTTGATGAAGCTCAGGTCTCATAAGGATGCCATTACCGGCGTGTGGGTCGATGAAAAGATGGATTGGTTAGTAAGTGTTGCCAAGGATGGTCTTATCAAAGTTTGGGATCTTAAGGCTGGTGGACAGTGTATTGAAACTCATATGGCACACACCGGTCAATGTTGGTCCATGGCAGTTAATGAAgaagtaataataacaacatcaaTGGATTCGCAGGTGAAAGTCTGGGAACTTGATCTTGAGAAGCCAAACGGAAACAAAGTAGTTGAACGTGGCTCTTTCGAAACTGAGAGCAAGCAAAGAGGTGTGGCTACTGATTTCATCACAGCACCAAATGGAACTagatttttctttgttcagAACAACGATAAAACGGTGGAGATATTCCGTATAAGACCAAGCGATGAGGTTTCAAAGGCTTTGAAAAAACGTGAAAAAAGACTCAGAGATAAAGGAGCAtcggaagaagaaattcagGAAGCTATTAATCCAAACGACGTTGGTGTGCTATTCCATCCCTTCTCAACTATTCGTTCCGCTTATAAAGTAAAGTCTACTAATTGGATACATGCTAGTAATAGCAAGTTGGAGTTGGTGCTTACAACATCAAACAACACGATAGAAACTTACCAAGTTGCATACGCTAAAAGGGATGCTGAACCACCAGTGAAGAGATATAATGTTGAGCTTCAAGGTCACAGAACTGATATTAGATCTATGGATATCAGTGATGATGGCAAACTTTTGAGTACTGCATCTAACGGGGAATTGAAGGTATGGAATTTAATGACTAAAAAGTGTATCAGAACCTTTGCTTGTGGTTATGCCCTATGTTCTAAGCTACTACCTGGTGGGACATTAGTCGTGGTCGGTACAAGACAAGGTGAAATTCAACTATTCGACTTGGCTAGTTCGACACTTTTGACTACTATCGAGGCACACTCTGCAGCAATCTGGTCTTTGGATCTAACTAGTAATGGTAAAAGATTAGTTACCGGATCTGCCGATAAAAGTTGTAAATTCTGGGATTTTGAAGTCATTCAACAATTAGTACCTGGAACTAAGGATAAATACCTTCCACAACTAAACTTGATCCATGATACCACATTAGAACTTACAGACGATATTTTATCCGTCAAAATATCTCCTGATGACAGGTACCTTGCAGTGTCTCTACTAGATAACACTGTGAAggtctttttcttggattcACTAAAGTTCTACTTAAGTCTCTACGGTCATAAGTTACCTGTTCTATCCATCGACATTTCTGTCGACTCTAAGATGATCATCACTTCTTCTGCCGACAAAAACATTAAGATTTGGGGTTTAGACTTCGGTGATTGTCACAAATCTATTTTTGCTCACCAAGACTCGATTATGTCTGTCAAATTCGAAGCAGATACACATAATTTCTTCAGTTGTGGTAAAGACGGTGTTGTGAAAAGATGGGATGGTGATAAGTTTGACTGTATTCAAAAGCTAAATGGACACCAAAGTGAAGTATGGTGCATTGCAGTGTCTCGAGATGGTCGTACCGTCGTTTCTACATCGCATGACCACAGTATCAGAGTATGGCAAGAAACCGATGATCAagttttcttggaagaagagaaggaaagagaGATGGAGGAAGAATACGAAGAAACACTATTGAAATCCTTGGAGGGTGGATCTGGTGATGAtcaattcttgaaggaTAAGAAGAGTACGGAAGACGGGTCAGTAGATGAAGTTACTGGTGTAAATAAGCAAACGCTTGAGTCTTTAAAGGCTGGTGAAAGGTTAATGGAAGCTTTAGATCTCGGTGTCGCAGAAATTGAATCATGGGAAGCGTATGAGAAGCAATTGAAAAcatggaagaagaagaagagtggCGAGGCCCCTGTCAAACCACAAGGTAATGCTATTCTAATCGCTATGAAGACCAAACCagagaaatatatattggATACTTTGGCAAAAATCAAACCATCACAATTAGAGGACTCCCTACTTGTGCTTCCGTTTTCCTACGTtatcaaattcttcaagttctttgaTGTAATCATGTTGCAAAAAgatcttgttctttctcACTTGAGCTTGGTCTGCAAAATATTGTTCTTCATTGTTCGtaataacaacaaagaATTAGTAGCCCAAAAGAACGAAGAgttaaaacaaagaatcGAAAGAGTTAAAAACAGTATCAGATCAATGTTACAAAAGAATGCCGATGATCTTGGATTTAATATTGCAGGTTTAAAGTTCATCAAGCAACAATGGAACCTCAGACACAATCTTGAATTCACTGACGATTATGAGCAATTGGAAcacgaaaagaaaacagcaAAGAAGAGAGTTTTTGAAACTGTTCGATAATCCTTGGTTTTGTTCTGCCAATTTACataattatttttctcttcaacTACGCATAtcattgtatatatatatacaaataaTATTACTTCAGGGTTTAAGTAATACCAAAATTAAATGCAATTTATAGATGTACGTTGCCGTTCATTGATAATGAAGCAATGCTCCTTTCttatttccttctttttttgtatatctTTACTAATTGTGTAGTAGTGAGAAAGCTTTGTTTAATTTGTTATATTTATCTATTTTGTAGAATATTTACTATTTTACGAAAGATAAATCACTTTCAAGGTCATATCTGATGTataaaagacaaaaaaattgtatAAAAGTGTTGAAGTGGTAACTACCAAACAATCGTACGTGAAGGCAGACGAATATAGATAAAGTTAATCAATTTAATGAGAAAATAGCGTTATGTATGGTCGCATATTAGATTAacctttcttcaaatcttAATTCATCTTGGGCTGGCAAACCAATCAATAATCTCAAGAAGTTCTCCAATGCAGCACGCTGCTTATTTAGCCCGTTGATAGCCTTGAAACCAGGTCTGGTCAATGGGGCCTTTAGCCAGTAACTTAACATTGTCAATACTGGGTAAAAGCTTTGATACTCGGCTGCAGAATCACCAAACTTTCTGTATTTTATTCTTGAACAGAATTCAGCCATGACCAACAAATCGATGATCAATGGTGTTGCCAATAACGAGTCTTCACAAACGTTATGGATGGAAATTCTATTATGACCACCAAGCATCAATTCGCTGTAATATTCATCCATGGCAACCTTCGAGTCACCAACTGCTGGCATATATTTGATAACAATACAGTGGTCAATTTTGTTTCCCAGTTTGTCATTGTAGAGGATTTGGTTAGACTCAATGATGTCGTCAACCACACTTGCCTTAGAGATCTCTTTGGATCTGAATTGTCTTGGGGAACTCAAATTATAACCATCATTGTTACCCAAGTGATTGTAAGATGCAATAGATACCGGTCTGATACCTGCATCGACCAAAAATTGAGCCAAGACAGATTTCATCTTAGTTTGACCACTCTTGAAATCGTCACCAGCAATAAAAGCCCCCTCCTTTTCAGCTAGATCAATGACACCTGGCACAAAGGTATTTTGTGGAGAACCATTGATGTATGGAACGTTTTCCAAGATAGATGCTACAGCA
Coding sequences within it:
- the DIP2 gene encoding snoRNA-binding rRNA-processing protein DIP2, producing the protein MVKSYQRFEQSAVFGLISTSSQSVYLPANNSTSGRLITGALENLEIWTLKTNEVEVMSDGLPIGAVDSKLARPAVVTAMCFHKETGLLCVGYDDGVIKVWDLLSKSVLMQFNGHNSGITVLRLDSEGTRLVSGSKDSDLIIWDLVGEVGLMKLRSHKDAITGVWVDEKMDWLVSVAKDGLIKVWDLKAGGQCIETHMAHTGQCWSMAVNEEVIITTSMDSQVKVWELDLEKPNGNKVVERGSFETESKQRGVATDFITAPNGTRFFFVQNNDKTVEIFRIRPSDEVSKALKKREKRLRDKGASEEEIQEAINPNDVGVLFHPFSTIRSAYKVKSTNWIHASNSKLELVLTTSNNTIETYQVAYAKRDAEPPVKRYNVELQGHRTDIRSMDISDDGKLLSTASNGELKVWNLMTKKCIRTFACGYALCSKLLPGGTLVVVGTRQGEIQLFDLASSTLLTTIEAHSAAIWSLDLTSNGKRLVTGSADKSCKFWDFEVIQQLVPGTKDKYLPQLNLIHDTTLELTDDILSVKISPDDRYLAVSLLDNTVKVFFLDSLKFYLSLYGHKLPVLSIDISVDSKMIITSSADKNIKIWGLDFGDCHKSIFAHQDSIMSVKFEADTHNFFSCGKDGVVKRWDGDKFDCIQKLNGHQSEVWCIAVSRDGRTVVSTSHDHSIRVWQETDDQVFLEEEKEREMEEEYEETLLKSLEGGSGDDQFLKDKKSTEDGSVDEVTGVNKQTLESLKAGERLMEALDLGVAEIESWEAYEKQLKTWKKKKSGEAPVKPQGNAILIAMKTKPEKYILDTLAKIKPSQLEDSLLVLPFSYVIKFFKFFDVIMLQKDLVLSHLSLVCKILFFIVRNNNKELVAQKNEELKQRIERVKNSIRSMLQKNADDLGFNIAGLKFIKQQWNLRHNLEFTDDYEQLEHEKKTAKKRVFETVR